One segment of Thunnus thynnus chromosome 19, fThuThy2.1, whole genome shotgun sequence DNA contains the following:
- the dnajc25 gene encoding dnaJ homolog subfamily C member 25, translating into MLRQLSVPPRPDDVSSVRPDRLGSGCQQAAVRMEMAAVTQRSRGGGGGFAVCQRSVTPWWRLAVLLFSVSSLPVAAALVEGLYCGTEVCYDVLGVTREASKAEIARAYRQLARRYHPDRFRPGEPGSEGETQESAQKKFLLIVTAYETLKDEDTRRDYDYMLDHPEEYYQHYYAYYRRQLTPKVDVRVVILVTICAISIFQYYSWHSSYNEAINYLATVPKYRIQATEIAKQQGLLNRTKEKGKNRRSKEEIREQEEEVIRDIIKTKIDIKGGYQKPNLSDILLCQIVLFPYYMTNYVTWYVSWIYRFTICREEYGNEEKLYLIRRYMKMSQSQFDSLDENNRQSFLDKQLWIKENYEVYKKEQEEEMKIKMATDPRMKRYRRWMKNEGPGRLTFIDD; encoded by the exons ATGCTTCGTCAGCTTTCCGTCCCGCCGCGTCCTGATGATGTAAGCAGTGTGCGACCGGACAGGCTAGGCTCCGGTTGTCAGCAGGCTGCGGTGCGGATGGAGATGGCTGCCGTCACGCAGCGGAGCCGCGGCGGCGGTGGAGGGTTTGCTGTGTGTCAGCGGTCGGTGACGCCGTGGTGGCGGCTTGCGGTGCTCCTGTTCTCCGTGTCCTCGCTGCCGGTGGCCGCAGCGCTAGTGGAGGGCCTGTACTGCGGCACGGAAGTCTGTTACGATGTGCTCGGCGTCACCCGGGAGGCCTCCAAAGCGGAGATCGCCCGGGCTTACCGGCAGCTGGCTCGCCGGTATCATCCGGATCGGTTCCGGCCGGGAGAGCCCGGCTCAGAGGGAGAGACCCAGGAGTCCGCCCAGAAGAAGTTCCTGCTCATCGTGACCGCGTACGAGACGTTAAAG gatgaGGACACCCGGCGAGACTACGACTACATGCTGGACCATCCTGAGGAGTACTACCAACACTACTATGCCTACTACCGCCGACAGCTCACCCCCAAAGTGGACGTCAGAGTCGTTATCCTGGTCACCATCTGTGCCATCTCCATCTTCCAG taCTACAGCTGGCACAGCAGCTACAACGAGGCCATTAATTACCTGGCAACGGTCCCCAAGTACCGGATCCAGGCCACCGAGATCGCCAAGCAGCAGGGCCTCCTCAACCGCACCAAGGAGAAGGGCAAGAACCGCCGCTCCAAAGAGGAGATCcgggagcaggaggaggaggtgatccGTGACATCATCAAAACCAAAATCGACATCAAAGGAGGCTACCAGAAGCCCAACCTGTCAGACATCCTGCTGTGTCAGATCGTGCTCTTCCCTTACTACATGACCAACTACGTTACCTGGTACGTCTCCTGGATTTACCGCTTCACCATCTGCAGGGAGGAGTACGGAAACGAAGAGAAGCTTTACTTAATCAG GAGGTACATGAAGATGTCTCAGTCTCAGTTTGACAGTCTGGATGAAAACAACAGACAGTCCTTCCTGGATAAACAGCTCTGGATCAAAGAAAACTACGAG GTGTACAaaaaagagcaggaggaggagatgaagattAAGATGGCGACCGACCCAAGGATGAAGAGGTACCGGCGCTGGATGAAGAACGAGGGACCAGGCCGGCTGACCTTCATCGACGACTGA